One genomic window of Corynebacterium diphtheriae includes the following:
- a CDS encoding PAC2 family protein: protein MNEREAKMYELEFPAPDVASDGVDGPTLIIAMQGYADAGLAVEASADHLLSALEHRPVAVFNNDELIDYRSRRPSVTIDHNIVIDANELKLSMDVLRDSNGTPFLLLSGPEPDLRWDAFSQAVADLVRRFGVRRTICIYAAPMTVPHTRPLIVSAHGNSLDLIKHHFSIDSKVTIPGSASLHIERLLNKNNIDVAGYTAHVPHYLSASAYPLATLKLLEAITTSTNLDFPLKTLEADAQKTALQVEEQVAGSQEIESVVKILEQQYDEELEKYRERNPKALEIAEDDLPDADELGEEFERFLANIDEENGSDD from the coding sequence ATGAATGAGCGAGAAGCAAAAATGTATGAGCTAGAGTTTCCCGCACCCGATGTAGCTTCTGATGGTGTTGACGGCCCTACTCTCATCATCGCGATGCAAGGCTATGCTGATGCTGGTTTGGCAGTTGAAGCTAGTGCTGACCACCTACTTTCAGCTCTGGAACACCGGCCAGTTGCAGTGTTCAACAATGACGAGCTCATTGATTACCGATCAAGGCGTCCCTCTGTAACCATCGACCACAACATCGTTATTGATGCCAATGAGCTTAAGCTCAGTATGGATGTACTTAGAGATTCAAATGGGACCCCCTTCTTACTCTTGTCTGGCCCGGAACCAGATTTGCGTTGGGATGCGTTTTCGCAAGCCGTCGCAGATCTCGTCCGTCGCTTCGGAGTAAGGCGCACGATCTGTATTTATGCTGCCCCTATGACGGTGCCGCATACCCGTCCGCTTATTGTTTCCGCACATGGCAATTCTTTGGATTTAATCAAGCATCATTTCAGCATTGATTCTAAAGTCACGATACCTGGTTCTGCATCCCTACATATCGAGCGATTGCTTAATAAAAATAATATCGATGTCGCTGGTTACACTGCTCACGTACCTCACTATCTGTCTGCATCCGCATACCCACTGGCAACACTTAAATTGTTAGAGGCAATCACCACCTCTACTAACCTCGACTTCCCATTGAAGACGTTAGAAGCGGACGCTCAAAAGACGGCACTGCAGGTAGAAGAACAGGTCGCCGGATCTCAAGAAATCGAATCGGTAGTCAAAATTCTTGAGCAACAATACGATGAAGAGCTCGAAAAATATCGTGAACGCAATCCTAAAGCACTCGAAATTGCTGAAGATGATCTGCCTGATGCAGACGAGCTAGGCGAAGAATTTGAGCGTTTCCTCGCAAATATTGATGAAGAAAATGGCTCCGATGATTAG
- a CDS encoding sigma-70 family RNA polymerase sigma factor has protein sequence MTSPSDVEASTETVDRGSRRNQTNDNPSADLVRVYLNGIGKTALLNAEDEVELAQTIEVGLYAEYLLENSQEPLTRAMKRDLKVLVKEGRKARSHLLEANLRLVVSLAKRYTGRGMPLLDLIQEGNLGLIRAMEKFDYSKGFKFSTYATWWIRQAITRGMADQSRTIRLPVHLVEQVNKLSRIKREMYQQLGREATNEELAEESGIEESKIEMLLRQSRDPVSLDMPVGADEEAPLGDFIEDSEATDAESAVVASLRHSDIRTVLDTLEQREQDVIRLRYGLDDGVPRTLDQIGRQFGLSRERVRQIEREVMSKLRDGARAEKLRAYAQ, from the coding sequence ATGACAAGCCCTTCCGACGTGGAAGCATCCACGGAGACCGTCGACCGCGGTAGCCGCAGGAATCAAACGAATGATAACCCTTCAGCAGATCTCGTTCGTGTCTACCTCAATGGCATCGGCAAAACTGCCCTACTCAATGCTGAAGATGAGGTCGAGCTCGCACAGACAATTGAAGTCGGACTCTATGCGGAATATCTCTTAGAAAATTCCCAAGAGCCACTGACCCGCGCAATGAAAAGGGACCTTAAAGTATTGGTTAAGGAAGGGCGCAAGGCACGTTCTCACCTACTAGAGGCGAATCTACGTCTTGTGGTATCCCTAGCAAAGCGTTACACCGGACGCGGCATGCCCCTACTGGACCTCATTCAAGAAGGTAATTTGGGGCTCATCCGCGCAATGGAAAAGTTTGATTACTCCAAGGGATTTAAGTTTTCCACCTATGCCACTTGGTGGATCCGCCAAGCCATCACACGAGGTATGGCAGATCAGTCCCGAACAATTCGCTTACCCGTCCACCTCGTAGAGCAGGTAAACAAGCTTTCTCGAATCAAACGCGAGATGTATCAACAGCTCGGACGTGAAGCAACCAACGAAGAGCTTGCGGAAGAATCTGGCATTGAAGAATCCAAAATTGAAATGTTGCTTCGCCAGTCTCGTGACCCAGTAAGCCTAGATATGCCAGTTGGTGCCGATGAAGAGGCTCCACTTGGTGACTTTATCGAAGATTCCGAGGCGACTGATGCCGAATCAGCTGTAGTTGCGTCGTTGCGTCACTCTGATATCAGAACAGTCTTGGACACTTTGGAGCAACGTGAACAGGACGTTATTCGCCTTCGTTATGGGCTCGATGATGGAGTTCCCCGCACTTTAGATCAAATTGGTCGTCAATTTGGACTGTCTCGTGAAAGAGTTCGCCAAATTGAACGCGAGGTCATGTCGAAACTGCGTGACGGTGCCCGTGCCGAAAAACTTCGAGCATACGCACAATAA
- a CDS encoding carboxymuconolactone decarboxylase family protein, producing the protein MSLDNLKSGLPEYAKDLKLNLGSLARSTELTEQQLWGTFLAVAAATRNEAVFSEISEEASEHLSEEAINAALGAASIMAMNNVAYRAKGWLGDDYAQVKMGLRMNIIAKPGVDKVDFELWSLAVSTVNGCEHCTIAHEKTVRSEGLTKEQIFEAVKIAATLQGVAQAIEIEASR; encoded by the coding sequence ATGTCGTTGGATAACCTCAAATCTGGGCTTCCAGAATATGCAAAAGATCTGAAACTCAACCTTGGTAGCTTGGCACGTTCTACGGAACTTACTGAGCAGCAATTGTGGGGTACATTCCTTGCAGTAGCGGCTGCTACCCGTAACGAGGCTGTCTTTTCTGAAATTTCAGAAGAAGCATCTGAGCATTTGAGCGAAGAAGCTATTAACGCAGCCCTTGGTGCAGCGTCGATTATGGCCATGAACAATGTGGCTTATCGTGCAAAGGGATGGCTCGGCGATGACTACGCTCAGGTAAAAATGGGCCTTCGCATGAACATCATCGCAAAGCCAGGTGTGGATAAAGTTGATTTCGAGCTGTGGTCACTAGCAGTTTCTACGGTTAATGGCTGTGAACACTGCACCATTGCTCACGAAAAGACTGTCCGTTCCGAAGGGCTAACTAAAGAACAGATCTTTGAAGCGGTCAAGATTGCCGCGACACTACAAGGTGTTGCCCAAGCAATCGAGATTGAAGCTTCGCGATAA
- the galE gene encoding UDP-glucose 4-epimerase GalE, with protein sequence MKLLVTGGAGYVGSVCSTVLLEQGHEVTIVDNLTTGNRDAVPLGATFVEGDIKDVAENVLSSDSFDAVLHFAARSLVGESVEKPDEYWQHNMVTTLALLDAMKRNNVRNIVFSSTAATYGEPETVPITEDAPTHPTNPYGATKLSIDYAITSYAHAYGFAATSLRYFNVAGAYGLVGENREIETHLIPLVLQVALGHRDKIFMFGDDWPTEDGTPIRDYIHIRDLADAHILALQSNVEGSHRIFNLGSGEGYSVKQVIDTCREVTGHPIPAEVAPRRAGDPAVLIASSAKAQSELGWKPQRTDLHTIVSDAWAFTSQLGDKAHSASRG encoded by the coding sequence ATGAAACTCCTCGTTACCGGTGGCGCCGGATACGTAGGAAGTGTCTGTTCCACTGTTCTGCTCGAACAGGGGCACGAAGTAACAATTGTCGATAATCTTACAACCGGCAATCGCGATGCTGTTCCGCTAGGAGCCACTTTTGTCGAGGGTGATATCAAAGACGTTGCGGAAAACGTTTTATCATCTGATTCTTTTGATGCGGTTCTTCACTTCGCGGCTCGTTCGCTTGTAGGCGAATCAGTTGAAAAGCCAGATGAATATTGGCAGCACAACATGGTGACCACACTCGCACTTCTTGATGCCATGAAACGTAATAACGTGCGAAACATTGTCTTTTCTTCTACAGCTGCTACATACGGCGAACCCGAAACAGTCCCGATTACTGAAGACGCTCCTACCCACCCAACGAATCCATACGGCGCAACCAAGCTGTCTATCGACTACGCGATCACATCATACGCACATGCATATGGGTTTGCTGCGACGAGTCTGCGGTACTTCAACGTAGCTGGCGCATATGGTTTGGTGGGTGAAAATCGAGAAATAGAAACCCATCTCATTCCGCTCGTTTTACAAGTAGCACTGGGACACCGTGACAAGATTTTCATGTTTGGTGACGACTGGCCAACTGAAGATGGAACCCCTATCCGCGATTACATTCATATTCGTGATCTTGCAGATGCCCATATTTTGGCACTTCAAAGTAACGTCGAAGGCAGCCACCGGATCTTTAATCTCGGATCCGGTGAAGGATATTCGGTCAAACAGGTCATTGATACCTGCAGAGAAGTTACCGGTCATCCCATCCCCGCTGAGGTAGCTCCTCGACGGGCTGGTGATCCTGCAGTGCTCATTGCATCATCGGCTAAGGCGCAATCCGAACTAGGATGGAAGCCACAACGCACTGATCTGCACACGATTGTTTCTGATGCTTGGGCTTTTACGTCTCAACTCGGAGACAAAGCCCATAGCGCTTCTCGTGGATAA
- a CDS encoding iron dependent repressor, metal binding and dimerization domain protein gives MKDLVDTTEMYLRTIYELEEEGVTPLRARIAERLEQSGPTVSQTVARMERDGLVVVASDRSLQMTPTGRTLATAVMRKHRLAERLLTDIIGLDINKVHDEACRWEHVMSDEVERRLVKVLKDVSRSPFGNPIPGLDELGVGNSDAAAPGTRVIDAATSMPRKVRIVQINEIFQVETDQFTQLLDADIRVGSEVEIVDRDGHITLSHNGKDVELLDDLAHTIRIEEL, from the coding sequence ATGAAGGACTTAGTCGATACCACAGAGATGTACTTGCGTACTATCTATGAGCTGGAAGAAGAGGGAGTCACCCCTCTTCGCGCTAGGATCGCTGAGCGTCTGGAACAATCTGGACCTACAGTTAGCCAAACCGTTGCCCGTATGGAGCGCGATGGACTTGTCGTTGTCGCCTCAGACCGCAGTCTACAAATGACACCGACAGGCCGCACTTTAGCGACTGCAGTTATGCGTAAACATCGCTTAGCTGAGCGCCTTCTTACCGATATCATTGGTCTAGATATCAATAAAGTTCACGATGAAGCCTGCCGCTGGGAACACGTTATGAGTGACGAAGTTGAACGCAGGCTCGTGAAAGTATTGAAAGATGTCAGTCGGTCCCCCTTCGGAAACCCAATTCCAGGTCTCGACGAACTCGGCGTAGGCAATTCTGACGCGGCAGCCCCCGGAACTCGCGTTATTGACGCTGCCACCAGCATGCCCCGCAAAGTACGCATTGTTCAGATTAACGAAATCTTTCAAGTTGAAACGGATCAGTTTACACAGCTCCTCGATGCTGACATCCGTGTTGGATCAGAAGTCGAAATTGTAGATAGAGACGGCCACATCACGTTGAGCCACAATGGAAAAGATGTCGAACTCCTCGATGATCTGGCTCACACTATTCGTATCGAAGAACTCTAA
- a CDS encoding DUF4192 domain-containing protein, with the protein MTSTPHSPSEMFASIPGIFGFYPEESIVVLTLMHTEESCYQLGPVMRLDLKDLRYLSDIGDTLSAIEPDLVFGLIISQQKPEAIEDLKGLIEFVADCEIVPFDACWYTSAIESGGKYDAIWLNEAMTEAALEYQSWRKGRIPLIANTGITGEMIHAGHLPELSRKDIEKHYAQAEESEQWDEYLIAERYAELFDDPSTSFRSAQECIDAFSQAVELMRTEKLITDAALTVAAFLKSKMSRDIVIEYCVLNANTVKEALCYVSRHTKGFVRANALALYALCIVDSPWGNHITCVLQAAHNTLPFHHLTALVAEAYYRGLSGSIVDLVINGSQEAQKHFGESTNVKSAV; encoded by the coding sequence ATGACTTCAACACCACATTCGCCTAGTGAAATGTTTGCTAGCATCCCCGGAATTTTTGGTTTTTATCCCGAAGAGTCAATCGTCGTACTCACGCTGATGCATACAGAAGAGTCATGCTACCAGCTGGGGCCAGTCATGCGGCTTGATTTGAAAGATCTTCGTTACCTTTCAGATATTGGCGACACTCTTTCTGCAATCGAGCCAGATCTCGTCTTTGGCCTTATTATCTCTCAACAGAAGCCAGAAGCCATTGAAGATCTAAAAGGATTGATTGAATTTGTTGCCGATTGTGAAATAGTTCCATTTGACGCATGTTGGTATACCTCTGCGATTGAATCTGGCGGAAAATATGATGCTATTTGGCTAAATGAAGCAATGACCGAGGCTGCACTCGAATATCAATCGTGGCGAAAAGGTCGGATTCCACTCATCGCGAATACTGGAATAACAGGTGAAATGATTCACGCTGGGCACCTTCCTGAGCTTTCACGGAAGGACATTGAAAAACATTACGCGCAAGCTGAGGAATCAGAACAGTGGGATGAATATCTTATTGCGGAGCGATACGCGGAGCTTTTCGACGACCCATCGACTTCATTTAGATCTGCACAGGAATGTATTGATGCTTTTTCACAAGCGGTGGAGTTGATGCGGACAGAAAAACTCATCACAGATGCCGCATTGACGGTAGCAGCGTTCCTCAAGAGTAAAATGTCGAGAGACATCGTCATCGAATACTGTGTACTTAACGCAAATACTGTTAAGGAAGCTCTGTGCTACGTATCGCGTCATACTAAGGGATTTGTACGGGCAAATGCATTAGCCTTGTACGCTTTATGCATTGTCGATTCCCCGTGGGGTAACCACATAACTTGTGTTCTGCAAGCAGCGCATAATACCCTGCCTTTTCACCATCTCACGGCTCTTGTAGCAGAAGCTTATTATCGAGGTCTATCTGGATCCATTGTTGATCTTGTTATCAATGGGAGTCAGGAAGCTCAGAAACATTTTGGTGAGTCAACAAATGTAAAATCCGCGGTGTGA
- a CDS encoding DEAD/DEAH box helicase: MNLTQMLPDLDDVPESLLDEAIFDSFLSWTRSKGLALYPAQEEAALGILAGDNVILATPTGSGKSMVAIAAHFIAMARGQRSFYTAPIKALVNEKFFALCDIFGTESVGMMTGDATVNGSAPIICATAEIVANIALRDGTDADIDQVVMDEFHYYSEPGRGWAWQVPLLELPRTQFLLMSATLGDTTFIQKDLSDRTGRTTNLVAGATRPVPLQFSYVYTPVHETIQDLLDTNNAPIYVVHFTQREAIERAQSLTSMTVIDSETKEKIATEIGNFKFTTTFGHTLSKLLRKGIGVHHAGMLPKYRRLVEKLSQTGLLKIICGTDTLGVGINVPIRTVLFTGLAKFDGSKQRILASREFHQIAGRAGRAGYDTVGNVVIEAPEHEIENWRLRQRAGSDPKKLKKLRKKSARDGEVTWGAKTYERLSEAEPENLQSQFRISNSMLLNVIARSGDAYVHLKHLLRTNHDTRDKQNKDILTALELFRGLVAAGIVEKLDSPDSTGRRYVITEDLRRDFALNQPLAPFALAALEILDKESTSYALDVISVFESILEDPRVVLIAQQKQARGEEIAALKAEGVEYTERMNIVEEISWPKPLEEILEPAFDTYCGGHPWAKEFTLSPKSIVRDMIEHGMTFSDLIATYGLSRSEGVVLHYLTDVWKTLSHSVPTEYVSDELEEIIEWLGELVRQVDSSLIDEWANMADPDAPISQDTVDQQRAFGVEDPNAITANSRAFAVMVRNLMFRMVQLFAAEEEEKLEALTEYLDEQPDFSEALDEYFDEYSDLDVGPDARGREYFLLKKDGRIWSVRQIIKDPNDDRAFSFAATVDLDASDAADEVRFAKFSIDS, translated from the coding sequence ATGAACCTTACCCAGATGCTGCCTGATCTCGACGATGTCCCAGAATCGCTTCTCGACGAAGCCATCTTCGATTCTTTTCTGAGTTGGACTAGAAGTAAAGGTTTAGCGCTCTATCCCGCTCAAGAAGAGGCAGCATTAGGTATCTTAGCTGGCGATAACGTCATTTTGGCCACCCCTACTGGCTCTGGAAAGTCAATGGTTGCCATCGCCGCTCATTTTATTGCCATGGCGCGCGGACAACGAAGCTTTTACACTGCTCCCATCAAAGCCTTGGTTAACGAGAAATTCTTTGCCCTCTGCGATATTTTTGGCACCGAGTCAGTTGGCATGATGACGGGTGATGCGACTGTTAATGGGTCCGCCCCTATCATCTGCGCTACAGCAGAGATCGTGGCAAATATCGCGTTAAGAGATGGAACCGACGCTGATATCGATCAAGTAGTTATGGATGAGTTCCATTATTATTCTGAGCCAGGTCGTGGTTGGGCGTGGCAAGTTCCGTTACTTGAACTGCCGCGAACACAATTCCTCCTTATGTCCGCAACATTGGGCGATACTACCTTTATACAAAAAGACTTGAGTGACAGAACGGGCAGAACCACAAACCTAGTCGCTGGAGCAACACGTCCAGTACCGTTGCAGTTCTCATATGTATATACCCCTGTGCACGAAACCATTCAAGATTTGTTGGATACCAACAATGCACCAATCTACGTTGTACATTTCACTCAACGAGAAGCGATTGAGCGCGCGCAATCGCTCACGAGTATGACAGTCATCGATTCCGAAACCAAGGAAAAGATTGCTACCGAAATCGGGAATTTTAAATTCACCACTACTTTTGGACACACTTTATCGAAGCTCCTACGCAAAGGAATTGGAGTCCATCATGCTGGAATGCTTCCCAAGTATCGCCGATTAGTAGAAAAATTATCGCAAACCGGACTACTCAAAATCATTTGTGGTACAGACACCCTCGGAGTAGGTATCAATGTCCCTATTCGTACGGTTTTATTCACGGGATTAGCAAAGTTTGACGGTAGCAAACAACGAATATTAGCTTCCCGAGAATTTCACCAAATTGCAGGACGAGCTGGCCGCGCTGGTTACGATACCGTAGGAAATGTCGTCATTGAAGCGCCAGAACATGAAATTGAAAACTGGCGACTTCGGCAGCGGGCTGGAAGCGATCCTAAAAAACTAAAGAAATTGCGGAAAAAATCAGCCCGAGATGGCGAAGTCACTTGGGGCGCAAAAACCTACGAGCGCTTGTCTGAAGCAGAACCAGAAAATCTTCAAAGTCAATTCCGCATTTCCAACTCAATGTTGCTCAATGTAATTGCTCGTTCCGGCGACGCCTATGTCCACCTCAAGCATTTGCTACGAACGAATCATGACACTCGCGATAAGCAGAACAAAGACATTCTTACAGCTCTCGAGCTTTTCCGTGGACTAGTGGCAGCGGGAATCGTCGAAAAGCTAGACTCCCCCGACTCGACTGGCCGCAGATACGTAATCACGGAAGATCTCCGTCGTGATTTTGCTCTTAACCAGCCACTTGCGCCTTTTGCACTCGCCGCACTTGAAATTTTGGATAAAGAGTCGACTTCCTATGCCCTCGACGTGATTAGTGTCTTTGAATCGATTTTGGAAGATCCTCGAGTCGTTCTCATCGCTCAGCAAAAACAGGCTCGTGGTGAAGAGATAGCAGCTCTTAAAGCCGAAGGCGTGGAATATACCGAGCGAATGAACATAGTTGAGGAAATATCCTGGCCGAAACCATTAGAAGAAATCCTCGAACCAGCATTTGATACGTACTGTGGTGGCCATCCTTGGGCCAAGGAATTCACGCTGAGTCCGAAGTCCATAGTGCGCGATATGATCGAACATGGAATGACCTTTAGCGATCTCATCGCAACGTACGGACTATCACGATCCGAAGGCGTAGTGCTCCACTATTTGACAGACGTATGGAAAACCTTGTCTCATTCCGTGCCCACAGAATATGTTTCTGATGAGCTCGAGGAAATTATCGAATGGCTTGGGGAGCTTGTCCGACAGGTAGATTCCTCATTGATCGATGAATGGGCAAATATGGCTGATCCTGATGCTCCGATTTCTCAAGATACAGTTGACCAACAACGAGCTTTTGGTGTTGAGGATCCTAATGCGATTACGGCAAATTCGCGTGCTTTTGCCGTAATGGTGAGAAATCTAATGTTTAGAATGGTGCAGCTGTTTGCAGCCGAAGAAGAAGAAAAACTTGAAGCACTGACAGAATATCTTGACGAACAGCCAGATTTTTCAGAAGCACTAGACGAATACTTTGACGAATATTCGGATCTAGATGTTGGCCCTGATGCACGTGGACGTGAGTATTTCTTGCTAAAGAAAGACGGCCGCATTTGGTCTGTACGCCAAATCATCAAAGATCCAAATGATGACCGCGCGTTCTCATTTGCCGCAACTGTAGATCTCGATGCTTCCGATGCAGCCGATGAGGTCCGTTTCGCGAAATTCTCCATCGACAGCTGA
- a CDS encoding peroxiredoxin: MSILTVGEKFPEFNLTALKGGDLHDVNASQPEDYFETVSLDKYEGKWKVVFFYPKDFTFVCPTEIAAFGKLDEEFQDRDTQILGGSIDNEFSHFNWRATHPELKTVPFPLFSDIKHDLIKALGVENEEGVADRATFIIDPDGIIQFVSVTPDAVGRNVDEVLRVLDALQSEEVCACNWQKNDPTKNIDKFAELEKGLN; encoded by the coding sequence CGCTCAAGGGCGGTGACCTGCACGACGTTAACGCATCTCAGCCAGAGGACTACTTCGAAACTGTTTCTTTGGACAAGTACGAAGGTAAGTGGAAGGTTGTCTTCTTCTACCCAAAGGATTTCACCTTCGTGTGCCCAACTGAGATTGCAGCTTTCGGCAAGCTCGACGAAGAGTTCCAGGACCGCGACACTCAGATCTTGGGCGGCTCCATTGACAACGAGTTCTCACACTTTAACTGGCGTGCTACCCACCCAGAGCTCAAGACCGTTCCATTCCCATTGTTCTCCGACATCAAGCATGATCTGATCAAGGCTCTTGGTGTTGAAAACGAAGAAGGCGTTGCAGATCGTGCAACTTTCATTATCGATCCTGACGGCATCATTCAGTTCGTATCTGTTACTCCAGATGCGGTTGGCCGTAACGTAGATGAGGTTCTTCGTGTTCTCGACGCACTTCAGTCTGAAGAGGTCTGTGCCTGCAACTGGCAGAAGAACGACCCAACCAAGAACATTGATAAGTTCGCTGAGCTTGAGAAGGGCCTCAACTAA